In a single window of the Sphingosinicella microcystinivorans genome:
- a CDS encoding LptF/LptG family permease, which yields MLARFDRYMARLIAVPLFATLMIAAMLLLLEKMLKLFDFVVNEGGPASVVWRMLGNLIPQYLGLGIPVGLLLGVLLAFRNLALSSELDAMRAVGISYMRMLRVPYMYALLLGLLTLLIVGFIQPISRYAYEGLEFELRSGALGATIDVGEFVQVARNTTLRVEESRDHGRDLRGIFVSGQSADGKTVSVTAARGTFLATDDPDVILLRLTDGTLVHDAPGYRQPRVLTFRMHDLPIDLPQIELFRIRGAEADDNELTLPELYRVGYLGQGTATEKNREAVRANLHRRLVQVFAVLVIPLLAVALAVPPKRSTSAVGVFAALTILIVYNEISEAAERSGAAGKADIALSQWGSFVAFSLLCAWFFHVLANVPGGQPIAMIERGAGIATKWVVSLWRLIRRRFARTQAA from the coding sequence ATGCTGGCCCGGTTCGACAGGTACATGGCGCGGCTGATCGCAGTGCCGCTGTTCGCGACGCTGATGATCGCGGCCATGCTGCTATTGCTGGAGAAGATGCTGAAACTGTTCGACTTCGTGGTCAACGAAGGCGGGCCGGCGTCGGTCGTCTGGAGGATGCTCGGCAACCTCATCCCGCAATATCTCGGCCTCGGCATCCCCGTGGGACTGCTGCTCGGCGTGCTGCTCGCCTTCCGCAATCTTGCGCTGTCGAGCGAACTCGACGCCATGCGCGCGGTCGGCATCAGCTACATGCGGATGCTGCGCGTGCCCTACATGTACGCGCTGCTGCTCGGGCTCCTCACGCTGCTCATCGTCGGCTTCATCCAGCCGATCAGCCGCTATGCCTATGAAGGCCTTGAGTTCGAGCTGCGCTCGGGCGCGCTCGGCGCGACCATCGACGTCGGCGAGTTCGTGCAGGTGGCGCGCAACACCACGCTCCGCGTCGAGGAGAGCCGCGACCACGGCCGCGACCTGCGCGGCATCTTCGTCAGCGGCCAGAGCGCCGACGGCAAGACCGTCTCCGTCACGGCGGCGCGCGGCACCTTCCTCGCCACCGACGACCCCGACGTGATCCTGCTGAGGCTCACCGACGGCACGCTCGTCCACGACGCGCCGGGCTACAGGCAGCCGCGCGTGCTGACCTTCCGGATGCACGACCTGCCGATCGACCTGCCACAGATCGAGCTGTTCCGCATCCGCGGCGCCGAAGCCGACGACAACGAGCTGACGCTGCCTGAGCTCTACCGCGTCGGCTATCTCGGCCAGGGCACCGCGACCGAGAAGAATCGGGAAGCCGTGCGCGCGAACCTGCACCGGCGGCTCGTGCAGGTGTTCGCCGTGCTGGTGATCCCGCTGCTCGCCGTGGCGCTCGCGGTGCCGCCCAAGCGATCGACCTCGGCGGTCGGCGTGTTCGCGGCGCTCACCATCCTCATCGTCTACAACGAGATTTCGGAGGCCGCCGAGCGATCGGGCGCGGCGGGCAAGGCCGACATCGCGCTCAGCCAGTGGGGCAGCTTCGTCGCGTTCAGCCTGCTCTGCGCATGGTTCTTCCACGTGCTCGCGAATGTCCCGGGCGGCCAGCCGATCGCGATGATCGAGCGCGGCGCGGGCATTGCCACCAAGTGGGTCGTCAGCCTGTGGCGCCTGATCCGCCGCCGCTTCGCGAGGACGCAGGCGGCATGA
- a CDS encoding DUF2141 domain-containing protein, whose amino-acid sequence MVLKRSNASFRGLVRPLVAATAVLGAFPAPAAAQEIIGPEAAACAPGARGPAALVRVYGFKDRAGNLRVQLYSDNPDEFLASGKKLKRIELPTTASGDMNVCMALPRFGEFSMAVLHDRDMNGKLSVSKDGVGFSGNPKLGLSKPDYEDAMFVARGGVTVVDVILNYRQGLLSVKPLVARRD is encoded by the coding sequence ATGGTGCTGAAGCGTTCAAATGCGTCTTTCCGGGGGCTGGTCCGTCCGCTCGTCGCGGCAACGGCGGTTCTCGGCGCATTCCCGGCGCCCGCGGCCGCCCAGGAGATCATCGGTCCCGAAGCCGCCGCCTGCGCGCCCGGCGCGCGCGGCCCGGCCGCACTGGTGCGCGTCTACGGCTTCAAGGACCGCGCCGGCAACCTCCGCGTCCAGCTCTACAGCGACAATCCCGACGAGTTCCTCGCCTCCGGCAAGAAGCTGAAGCGCATCGAGCTGCCGACGACGGCCTCCGGCGACATGAACGTGTGCATGGCGCTGCCGCGTTTCGGCGAGTTCTCGATGGCGGTGCTCCACGACCGCGACATGAACGGCAAGCTTTCCGTCTCGAAGGACGGCGTCGGCTTTTCGGGCAACCCGAAGCTCGGTCTGTCGAAGCCCGACTATGAGGACGCGATGTTCGTTGCGCGCGGCGGCGTGACGGTCGTGGACGTGATCCTCAACTACCGGCAGGGGCTGCTGTCCGTGAAGCCCCTTGTGGCACGGCGCGACTGA
- a CDS encoding diacylglycerol/lipid kinase family protein, with protein MACVALLSNPRSTGNKAVLPRIREFVAQHPNIFHYEVGDISEVPDALAMIARVKPAVLVINGGDGTVQAALTEIYNGHHFKDAVPPLAVLPNGKTNLIALDLGAGANPVEALSNILKIVETGVDPHVVARQLIALSDGIAARPVFGMFLGGAGLAEAILFCRNKIYPLGLPNWVSHLIATFVVIASVLVGAGARWNPVRPSPMRVSLQRDGVPVEGSFLVLMVTTLERLLLNFATPFSDRSGPLKLMAIEQRRTTVLKALVSALAGRLGSARFSGLHLRRGDEIRIEGKRASVILDGELYEAGEGHSIVLTPTAPVSFLSLAA; from the coding sequence ATGGCCTGCGTCGCGCTCCTTTCCAATCCGCGCTCGACCGGCAACAAGGCCGTTCTGCCGCGCATCCGGGAGTTCGTGGCGCAGCATCCGAACATCTTCCACTACGAGGTGGGAGACATTTCCGAAGTGCCCGACGCGCTCGCCATGATCGCGCGCGTGAAGCCCGCCGTGCTCGTCATCAACGGCGGCGACGGCACCGTGCAGGCGGCGCTGACCGAGATTTACAACGGCCATCATTTCAAGGATGCGGTGCCGCCGCTCGCGGTGCTGCCGAACGGCAAGACCAACCTCATCGCGCTCGATCTCGGCGCGGGCGCCAATCCGGTCGAGGCGCTGTCGAACATCCTCAAGATCGTCGAGACGGGCGTCGACCCGCACGTGGTCGCGCGCCAGCTCATCGCGCTCAGCGACGGCATCGCGGCGCGCCCCGTGTTCGGCATGTTCCTCGGCGGCGCGGGGCTCGCCGAGGCGATCCTGTTCTGCCGCAACAAGATCTATCCGCTCGGCCTGCCGAACTGGGTGAGCCACCTGATCGCCACCTTCGTGGTCATCGCGAGCGTGCTCGTCGGCGCGGGCGCGCGCTGGAACCCGGTGCGGCCGAGCCCGATGCGGGTGTCGCTGCAACGCGACGGCGTGCCGGTCGAAGGCAGCTTCCTCGTGCTGATGGTGACGACGCTCGAACGGCTGCTGCTCAATTTCGCCACGCCGTTCAGCGACCGCAGCGGCCCCCTGAAGCTGATGGCCATCGAGCAGCGGCGTACCACAGTGCTGAAGGCGCTGGTGTCCGCGCTCGCCGGCCGGCTCGGCAGCGCGCGCTTCAGCGGGCTGCACCTGCGCCGCGGCGACGAGATCCGCATCGAGGGCAAGCGCGCCAGCGTCATCCTCGACGGCGAGCTTTACGAGGCGGGCGAGGGCCATTCGATCGTCCTGACGCCGACCGCGCCGGTTTCCTTCCTCAGCCTCGCGGCATGA